In Novosphingobium sp. MMS21-SN21R, a single genomic region encodes these proteins:
- a CDS encoding outer membrane protein assembly factor BamD, protein MTLQSMRRPMRLAVLAAATVAMGVTAGCAGSKGKKDVAYVARDVDTLYAAAKDRLDRGDAKQAAALFDEVERQHPYSPWARRAQLMSAFSYYAARDYSKSVQSAQRFLSIHPGNKDAPYAYYLVALCYYEQISDVTRDQKITQQALTAMNELVRRYPNTDYAADARLKIDLINDHLAGKEMEIGRMYQRSGKWLAGTMRFRTVAEKFQTTSHTPEALYRLVESYLSLGLPVEAQKAAAVLGTNYPGSEWYKRSFELMEKYAPGTQAI, encoded by the coding sequence ATGACGCTTCAATCCATGCGCCGCCCGATGCGCCTCGCCGTCCTTGCAGCCGCTACCGTCGCCATGGGCGTCACCGCCGGCTGTGCGGGTAGCAAGGGCAAGAAGGACGTCGCCTACGTCGCCCGCGATGTGGATACGCTCTATGCCGCTGCAAAGGACCGGCTTGATCGTGGCGACGCCAAGCAAGCCGCTGCACTGTTCGATGAAGTTGAGCGTCAGCACCCCTATTCGCCCTGGGCTCGCCGCGCCCAGTTGATGAGCGCATTCAGCTATTATGCGGCGCGCGATTATTCCAAGTCGGTCCAGTCGGCGCAACGCTTCCTGTCGATCCACCCGGGCAACAAGGACGCGCCTTATGCCTATTATCTCGTCGCGCTGTGCTATTACGAACAGATCAGCGACGTAACGCGTGACCAGAAGATCACGCAACAGGCACTGACCGCGATGAACGAACTGGTCCGTCGCTACCCCAACACGGATTACGCCGCCGACGCACGCCTCAAGATCGATCTGATCAATGATCACCTTGCAGGCAAGGAGATGGAAATCGGGCGGATGTACCAGCGCAGCGGCAAGTGGCTTGCTGGCACGATGCGCTTCCGCACGGTCGCAGAGAAGTTCCAGACTACCAGCCACACGCCCGAGGCGCTCTATCGTCTGGTCGAGAGCTATCTCTCGCTCGGGCTCCCGGTCGAAGCGCAGAAGGCCGCGGCAGTGCTTGGCACGAACTATCCCGGCAGCGAGTGGTACAAGCGGTCATTCGAATTGATGGAAAAGTACGCGCCAGGCACGCAGGCCATCTAA
- a CDS encoding glycosyltransferase family 1 protein has protein sequence MRIAICTDAWHPQVNGVVRTLAATVDRLIGRGHEVELITPSQFRTMPLPGYSEIRLAMAPRFGTRRTLADFAPDLVHIATEGPIGWSARSWCKANDVPFTSAFHTRFPEYAAARTGLKPERFWPLMRRFHKASRAVLVSTPTMASELAAQGITQTRLWTRGIDRELFRPGQASLPELSDLPGPVLLSVGRVAIEKNLTAFLDTEIEGTKVVVGDGPDLTRLKARYPNVVFMGALHGEALARAYCSADVFVFPSRTDTFGLVMIEALACGVPVAGFPVPGPLDIIGRHGRGPASDLPMQIGALDEDLGLAIAKALRCDRLGAAVHGASFNWERATDQFVAAVGEAVTPVRLHEMA, from the coding sequence ATGAGAATCGCGATCTGTACCGATGCCTGGCATCCGCAGGTAAATGGCGTCGTCCGCACATTGGCCGCCACGGTCGACCGTTTGATCGGGCGAGGCCACGAAGTCGAACTGATCACCCCCAGCCAGTTCCGCACCATGCCGCTGCCTGGCTATAGTGAAATCCGGCTCGCCATGGCTCCGCGCTTCGGCACGCGCCGCACGCTCGCGGACTTCGCCCCTGATCTTGTGCACATCGCCACCGAAGGCCCGATTGGCTGGAGCGCGCGGAGCTGGTGCAAGGCGAACGACGTGCCCTTCACCAGTGCCTTCCACACCCGTTTCCCCGAATATGCTGCCGCGCGGACTGGCCTCAAGCCCGAACGCTTCTGGCCACTGATGCGCAGGTTCCACAAGGCGAGCCGCGCCGTGCTGGTTTCAACGCCTACGATGGCGAGTGAATTGGCAGCACAGGGCATCACTCAAACCCGCTTGTGGACGCGCGGCATTGACCGCGAATTGTTCCGTCCCGGCCAAGCTTCCTTGCCCGAACTCTCCGACCTCCCCGGCCCTGTCCTGCTCAGCGTGGGCCGGGTGGCGATTGAGAAAAACCTCACCGCGTTTCTCGACACCGAAATCGAGGGCACCAAGGTTGTGGTCGGCGACGGCCCTGACCTTACCCGCCTGAAGGCGCGCTATCCGAACGTCGTTTTCATGGGTGCACTGCACGGCGAAGCGCTTGCCCGGGCTTATTGCTCGGCAGACGTCTTTGTTTTCCCGAGCCGGACCGACACGTTCGGCCTTGTGATGATCGAAGCGCTGGCCTGCGGCGTCCCGGTCGCCGGTTTTCCCGTTCCGGGACCTCTCGACATCATCGGTCGGCACGGTCGTGGCCCGGCGTCCGATTTGCCGATGCAGATTGGGGCGCTGGACGAGGATCTGGGCCTTGCCATCGCCAAAGCCCTGCGCTGCGACCGATTGGGCGCGGCCGTTCATGGTGCGTCATTCAACTGGGAACGCGCAACCGACCAGTTCGTCGCGGCAGTGGGCGAAGCGGTAACACCTGTGCGGTTGCACGAAATGGCCTGA
- a CDS encoding Rrf2 family transcriptional regulator — MLSQKTRYTIRALQHLADTWGQGAVRLDAIAEAQNIPRKFLTVILSEMAREGIVVSHRGRDGGYELALAPVDIRYGDIIRLTRGSLALVPCASRNAHEHCNNCLPEAECRLRGLMLQLRDDTAAILDRITLADPISVEAPFAEV; from the coding sequence ATGCTCTCGCAAAAGACGCGATATACGATCCGTGCCCTGCAACATCTGGCCGATACCTGGGGCCAGGGCGCGGTCAGGCTCGATGCTATTGCCGAGGCGCAGAACATCCCGCGCAAGTTTCTGACCGTCATCCTGTCTGAAATGGCGCGCGAAGGCATTGTGGTTTCTCATCGCGGCCGAGATGGCGGATACGAACTGGCCCTGGCGCCCGTCGATATCCGTTATGGCGACATTATCCGCCTCACGCGCGGCAGCCTCGCGCTGGTCCCTTGCGCCAGCCGCAACGCACACGAACACTGCAACAACTGCCTGCCGGAAGCAGAATGCCGCTTGCGTGGCCTGATGCTCCAGTTGCGTGACGATACAGCCGCAATTCTCGACCGCATCACGCTTGCCGATCCTATCTCGGTCGAGGCTCCCTTTGCCGAAGTGTGA
- a CDS encoding catalase: MTPPKHTPAIDNTLHDHQPGEGIFAFDTSQGAGGETHQDIAAEGGDGPAALTDNFGHIIADNQNSLKAGSRGPTLLEDFILREKIFHFDHERIPERIVHARGSGAHGVFECTNPIPELTKAGILQEAGATCPVFVRFSTVAGGAGSNDTPRDVRGFAVKFYTQDGNWDLVGNNIPVFFIQDAIKFPDLIHSVKMEADRGYPQAASAHDTFWDFIGLMPEAMHMIMWAMSDRTIPRTLRHMEGFGVHTFRLVNADGKGKFVKFHWKPVLGIESLVWDEAVKIAGADPDFHRRDLFEAIESGNFPAWDLGVQVFDEAWAAKQPYDVLDATKLIPEEVIPVEIVGRMTLNRNVDNFFAETEQVAFLPTNVIPGIDFSNDPLLQGRLFSYLDTQKSRLGTTNFHQIPINAPKCPFHNMQRDGLMQTLVPTGRANYEPNSLDEAGEDSGPRAAPAEGFSSFVENAERNDPTEKVRVRPELFADHYSQATMFYLSQTENEQAHIASALVFELSKVTLEHVRSRVLSRLCNIDEDLAARVADGLAMKLPERASAAREPVDLGTSDALSIQKQAMKTFEGRKVGILFAEGSDKAAIDKLRKGVEDAGGSVFLVAPKVGGIPVKGGTLKADGKLDGSPSVLFDAVASVLMPDAAAKLATQGSAVQWFMDAYGHCKTIAHCPGTKVILEKAGVEPDEGVVPNDQLLSVGPVRHWAREAKVRDLA, from the coding sequence ATGACACCCCCGAAACACACCCCCGCAATCGATAACACCCTGCACGATCACCAGCCCGGCGAAGGCATTTTCGCTTTCGATACGAGCCAGGGCGCAGGCGGTGAAACTCATCAGGATATCGCCGCCGAGGGGGGCGACGGCCCCGCTGCGCTGACCGACAATTTCGGGCACATCATCGCCGACAACCAGAACAGCCTCAAGGCCGGTTCGCGCGGTCCAACGCTGCTGGAAGATTTCATCCTGCGGGAGAAGATCTTCCACTTCGACCATGAGCGCATTCCCGAGCGGATTGTCCATGCGCGCGGTTCTGGCGCGCATGGTGTGTTCGAGTGCACCAATCCCATTCCGGAACTGACCAAGGCCGGCATTCTGCAGGAGGCTGGCGCGACTTGTCCCGTGTTCGTGCGATTCTCAACAGTCGCTGGCGGCGCAGGATCGAACGACACCCCGCGCGACGTCCGCGGGTTCGCAGTCAAATTCTATACGCAGGATGGCAACTGGGACCTTGTCGGCAACAACATTCCGGTGTTCTTCATTCAGGACGCCATCAAGTTCCCTGACCTGATCCATTCGGTGAAGATGGAAGCCGATCGCGGATATCCGCAGGCTGCCAGCGCACACGACACTTTCTGGGACTTCATTGGCCTGATGCCTGAAGCCATGCATATGATCATGTGGGCGATGTCGGACCGTACCATTCCGCGCACCTTGCGGCACATGGAAGGCTTCGGGGTGCACACATTCCGTCTCGTCAATGCGGACGGTAAGGGCAAGTTCGTCAAGTTTCATTGGAAGCCGGTGCTGGGCATCGAATCGCTAGTTTGGGACGAAGCGGTCAAGATCGCCGGTGCCGATCCTGATTTCCACCGCCGCGACCTGTTTGAAGCCATCGAATCAGGCAACTTCCCTGCTTGGGATCTTGGCGTGCAGGTGTTCGACGAGGCATGGGCGGCAAAGCAGCCCTACGACGTGCTTGATGCCACCAAGCTCATTCCGGAAGAGGTGATTCCGGTCGAAATCGTCGGGCGGATGACGCTCAATCGCAACGTCGACAACTTCTTCGCCGAGACCGAGCAGGTCGCATTTCTGCCCACCAACGTCATTCCCGGCATCGACTTCAGCAATGATCCGCTGCTGCAGGGCCGCCTTTTCTCTTATCTCGACACGCAGAAGTCGCGGCTTGGCACGACCAACTTCCACCAGATCCCGATCAACGCGCCAAAATGCCCGTTCCACAACATGCAGCGCGACGGCCTGATGCAGACGCTGGTCCCCACCGGACGAGCGAATTACGAGCCCAACTCCCTCGATGAAGCGGGCGAAGATTCGGGGCCGCGCGCTGCACCCGCAGAAGGTTTCAGCAGCTTCGTCGAAAATGCCGAACGGAACGACCCGACCGAAAAGGTCCGTGTACGGCCCGAGCTGTTCGCGGATCACTACAGTCAGGCGACGATGTTCTATCTTTCGCAGACGGAAAACGAACAGGCACATATTGCCTCGGCGCTTGTGTTCGAGCTTTCCAAGGTAACGCTTGAACATGTCCGCAGCCGCGTGCTTTCGCGGTTGTGCAACATTGATGAAGATCTCGCAGCCCGGGTCGCGGACGGCTTGGCGATGAAACTGCCCGAACGAGCATCAGCAGCCCGCGAGCCGGTGGATCTCGGCACATCTGACGCACTTTCGATCCAGAAGCAGGCGATGAAAACCTTTGAGGGCCGGAAGGTGGGCATTCTCTTTGCCGAAGGTTCGGACAAGGCGGCGATCGACAAGCTCAGGAAGGGAGTCGAGGATGCAGGTGGTTCGGTCTTCCTTGTTGCGCCAAAAGTTGGCGGCATCCCGGTCAAGGGCGGCACACTCAAGGCCGATGGGAAGCTCGACGGTTCGCCTTCGGTGCTGTTCGACGCGGTAGCCTCAGTCCTCATGCCAGATGCAGCGGCCAAACTGGCGACACAAGGTTCAGCGGTGCAGTGGTTCATGGATGCCTATGGTCACTGCAAGACCATCGCCCATTGCCCCGGCACCAAGGTCATTCTCGAAAAGGCAGGCGTCGAGCCGGACGAAGGCGTCGTCCCGAACGACCAATTGCTGTCCGTAGGCCCCGTCCGACACTGGGCGCGGGAAGCCAAGGTGCGTGATCTGGCGTAA